atgctactcacaattttggaattgctactcaaatctgaaaatgagtagcagtttttgctacacacaaaaaaaaaatgaaaattgaacacTGTTCATGAGCCTTTTACATGAGCCTTTTACtatgcgggtagcagctctataagtcaccatgtctctctgttagtccgttagtaacaaacgctaaaaaatctgtccgttagtaacaaatgctaaaaaatgctgttacgtcaacgtCGTTTGTCGCATGgttatggtacttggtgagggggagggcctataccggccccatgaaatttgggaaaatagagggaagttaagggaaatttgggaaaatgaggggaaattgagggaaaattgggaacattgagggaagttaagggaaattgaagagaattaagggaaattgagggaaattcaggtgaattaagggaaattgacgagaattaagggaaatttgggaaaatagagggaagttaagggaaatttggcaaaatgaggggaaattgagggaaaattgggaacattatacatacatacatacatacaaaatatttttataacgcgcttcttacagagcgatcagagcgcaaaaaaaaaaataaaacaaaaaatatcaacattctggatacaaatgacacttaagcatttttttgaaAGAGTGAAGTGATGAAGCCTCCCTGATGTTACGTGGGAGGCTGTTCCACAATGAAGGTGCCGCAACACAAAACGATTTGTCACCGATGCATTTTTTACCAACACGAGCTCTTAGTAATGTGGTGTCTTTGGAAGATCTTGTCCTACAAccagttgaaggtatttctctatgAGAGAGTAAAACACATAAATATTGGGGGCATTACCTTGTAAACATTTATAGACATACATGCAAATCTTGAACTTGATTCTATCACGGATAGGCAACCAATGGAGGTTATGCATTAGAGGCGATGGGCTTTCACGTCTACCAACTGAGTGAATCAGCTTGACAGCTTTATGCTGAAGTGATTGCAAGCGGTCAAGATCTCTAGCATTCGCACCATAGAGCAAGGCATTTCCATAGTCTAGCCGTGATAGAATCAGAGCTCGAACTACACTATGTTTGGTTTCTTTGTCCAGATATCTACTGATACGTCTTACGTTACGCAAATGAAAATTTAGTGAAGATATTAAACTGTTGATGTGTGGAGTCATGGACATATGCTTATCAAAAACAATTCCAAGATTGCGGACTGTATCTGAAGGAACAATGATGTTATTATCGACTTTGAGTGTCACTGGTGGTATTTTGTTCAGACTCTGATAAGTTCCAGCgatgaaaaattcagttttaccTGGGTTTAGTTTAAGTTTGTTGTTTcccattgagggaagttaagggaaattgaagagaattaagggaaaattcaggtgaattaagggaaattgacaagaattaagggaaatttggggatttaacacttttgatgtcaaggcgcAATTTTGGGGAAATCGGTTTccaaacacttttgatgtcaagacgcttttttcccgaaaatcgtttggacatcaaaagtgtccgaaatcggtttccgaacactttcgatgtcaagacgcttttttctccgaaaatcgtttggacatcaaaagtgtccgaaatcggtttctgaacacttttgatgtcaagacgcttttttcccgaaaatcgtttgacatcaaaagtgttcgaatcGGTTTCAAcactttgatgtcaagacgctttttcccgaaattgtttggacatcaaaagtgtccggaatcggtgtccgaacacttttgatgtcaagacgctttttcccgaaaatcgtttggacatcaaaagtgtccggaatcggtgtccgaacacttttgatgtcaagacgcttttttcccgaaaatcgtttggccatcaaaagtgtccggaatcggtgtccgaacacttttgatgtcaagacgcttttttcctgAAAATCGCTTTGGACATCAAATGTGTCCAAATCggcttccgaacacttttgatgtcaagacgctttttcccggaaaattgtttggacatcaagtgtccgaaatcggtttccgaacacttttgatgtcaaacgctttttccccgaatatcgtttggacatcaaaagcgtccggaatcggtgtccgaacactttcgatgtcaagacgcttttcccCCGACAATTGTTTggaaatcaaaagtgtccgaaatcggtttccgaacacttttgacgTCAAGAcgtttttttcccgaaaatcgtttggacatcaaaagtgtccgaaatcggtttttgaacacttttgatgtcaagacgcttttttcccgaaaactgTTTGGACAACActactgcaaaattgaattccttgtcccgcagcgaccgctacggttaCCAACGGCCCTTGTTTAATATAGCTGTATCCTGTATATGCAGTGAATggactgaaatttttgaaaaaattcagaacattttccaaatatgtTTGCTAAACTTCAGATTTTAAAGCTTTCTATGAATTTGTAGGGTCGTTTAGCTTCTTTCAGAAAATAATCCAGacctacactatggaccacaatggcctcattccaattgcATAATACAATAACCTCATTTAAACAATATCAtattcatagtgcaaaatttgacctcaacttgcagggtgtgagtttttgtactcaaattttcaaaggtcattcaatgaatgtacaaatgtattggagtttaagaactgtgccctgatagatgagcatgttgtgggtcCTAGTGCTACCAACCCAGCCTATGTAGAATGTTTTTGTGTTGCTTGAACTGTTGAATATATAATTTTCTTTGCATTTGCAGGACATAATTTGATTCGACTTACACCTCATTTTAACGGGACCATCGTCTGAAAAATTTATTCTCTATCTGCACACAAACCAACACAAGTCTTACATATTCCATCAAGATGTCTCAAGCCAATGGACAATCAGATGAGACCAAAGACGGTTCCAAATGGCGGCGGCGAAGTGATGTTGGATTCCGTAAAGGATTCAGAGATGGGTAAGTTTCTCTTGTTCAGTCCACATACATGAAGAGGTGGGATATTGTTGAGCAGTAGCCATATTCTGTATTGAAAGTGTACAGTACTGGTACGGTAATAAAGTTTTCTTGTTGAAAGTGTGTCATTAGTGTggttaggcccaaaaaaaaaaagttcatctcaaagcttgcgcgcggggttgtaaaatcccacgatttgacaaaaaacaaatgcggacattttttttatttcaaaaacaaaaatttttatagttttttcaaaaaaaaaaatcggcgaaaatcagacttttttctcaaaataccatgaaaaaaagtcgttaataaaaaattttaaaaaaaaaatcgcaattcacatttgtttttaaatttctcgggagctttgagacaaaccttctttttttttggccttatatgtacaatgtacactacaggggtgtgtgtgcatgCAGGCGCGTAGCAAGGTAACAAAAAGTGGGGCACCCAAAGTTACTCAAAGCTGCAAAAAAGTTCAAAACAGTGCAAAAATTGCACAAAGTGCAAAAAAGTAGGGCACCTGTTTACAGAGAACAGATACACTGTGTATAAGGAATGGCGAGGATGCCTGTATAAAAATGAACATTTCCTAGAAATACATACTCCAATCTTATTGAACAGAGCAGTCTGTGTTTAATTCACACGGTCATTCCAAGGACGTACATTTTACTAATCATCTTTTTGGGCCCCACacaaatgtggggcttatgttatcatctaGATGGTTGGCTGCCTGGTTGGCTGTCCGTCCGGGCGGCAGCCAAACCATTAATCTACTGTGCAGCttaagacagcgttcaagctttgacttgcgtttggcggacagaatggtggaaacttaaagtgaaagatatcctacttaaaggaacattttctagagTGAAAttgtgtgtagaaactgaatctgacataaaaatgcataattatcaacttgaaaattttccccatagcactgtacaggcatatttctgcccaagtccccaaattggagcaaaattggagcaaaaaaataagtccttcaaaatggggatactcaggGCTAAAAAATCCCATTTTGCTCTTGAGGGAGGCATTGGCAAGggcaacatgtcttttgtttagcctcaaacctcccaattttgaaggacttatttttttgcaaaatctgtgacttttttcacgccctcaaaatccttaggggggggggtagcattttgcaagttattttattttctgtagatctagcttacttgtttgttatatcaccatttagctaatgaaatactgagcaaataaacacttaaagcatccctatagctcataccattgtggagataaggcgttttcaaattgaaaatgatgcgaatattgtatatttttctaaatcaattgtcacccgaaccctcaagtttctacccctgttacaaaaataaagaaatatatggatcccattcaatgcttttaatatcacaattgtacccttgttacacaattagaatagaaaattaggcactatttgatagttttcatgttcatatactcacaggcaatctgcaagtcaaaatttttgtcaccccaaaatggcaattttctgccaaaatcggaccaaaaaatgattttttctcaaaatctataaaagatagggagttttaagtgccaaaatctgaaactagatgacattttacccttggaaacatataaacattcaagaattttggttcttttcacccctaaatacttttttcacacgcgtgtccgccaaacgtaagtcaaatcttgaacgctgtcttaaacgcaataactgatcaacttcaaatttgacgtacatacatgtatatggtgATGGTTATGGTTGGGCAGGTTGGCTgatatgtgctgtatagttttgtgtcattttatttgcatatttatgaatattaatgagcttatttgcatattcgaTATTATATAACCGTACCTTGTTAAACCTTGTTAtctacacacctttgtgtggggccaccttaCTAACGAACCGCATAATTCTAGTTGAATTTTAGGGACATGTTATTCAAGTTTATTGTCCCCTGAAACGTGATCAAGTTTGTATCATGTAGACATATACTCACATAACTATTAAAACTACAGCAACTGTGGACTGTCCACAGTTCGCTACTCTACTGGCATAGAAAAAAAGATTTGTATACATTGTGATGGTGTGTGTTTAGTCTGTTATATATGTTcatattaatttaatatatttatacaagaaaatgCAAATAACATCAGAATGTATGCATAATTCTAACTGACCAAGGTTTGTCAATATACAGGTTTGCAGATGTTCTGAAATCTGATAGATTAAATTATTAGATGTTCAATGGGGGCAAAGTTCGGTTTCAATAATTGACGGTCATTGGAGAAAGCTCCGATTCGTGAGTTTCAATACCGGCAACATGAACTGAAAGTAACATCAATTGAATTTCTAGAAATTATGCGAAAGTGAGTCACTGTCACTTATTAGCGAGCTACTGGTCATTTTGTAATTTGCAAAATTAAGTATAGATCTACAAAAGTTCCAAATCAGTTTAGAGCAGTTAGTGAATGAGTGAGTGACTGGGTGAGCAATGGGGGGGAGTCAGTCGGTTATTGATTAGGGGCAGCTAGGGTAAAATGTTGGTTTCACATGGTCAAGATATAAAAATTTAAAGGATAGTCTAGAAATATCTGGTTATACAAAAAATGTATCTCATGTCAAAAATTCTTATCATTTAGATTGGCCAATTGCACTCTGTGGCTGCGCCATACCGGGCGCCATACCAGTACATTAGTCCATACAAATGGGCATGCGTTGTGTTTAGTTTCGTGCGCAGTGAC
Above is a window of Amphiura filiformis chromosome 7, Afil_fr2py, whole genome shotgun sequence DNA encoding:
- the LOC140157663 gene encoding uncharacterized protein, translated to MGNNKLKLNPGKTEFFIAGTYQSLNKIPPVTLKVDNNIIVPSDTVRNLGIVFDKHMSMTPHINSLISSLNFHLRNVRRISRYLDKETKHSVVRALILSRLDYGNALLYGANARDLDRLQSLQHKAVKLIHSVGRRESPSPLMHNLHWLPIRDRIKFKICMYVYKCLQGNAPNIYVFYSLIEKYLQLVVGQDLPKTPHY